A stretch of DNA from Trichoplusia ni isolate ovarian cell line Hi5 chromosome 9, tn1, whole genome shotgun sequence:
GGACCGTTAATTCTTATTCAGCAGTTTTATAAAGATACGCTACAGGATTCTGAGCAGTCGCACTTCCGGGGACATTAGCCAAGTTTTTGATGACTTTCTCATAGAAAGAGATGCCTTtggtaaatgtgtttttgttgagGCGTTCGTTGACTGAGTGGAGAAGTAGTTCAGTGCTGGGCATAGGAGAGACGCCGTACGCAGGGTAGCCGGCGTTGCGGACGTGACGTGCGTCCGTCGAGCCCGGAGGAAGGATTGGAGCTACTATTACTCCCCTGTTTGATAAAGAGAAGATATATTACTTATTCGTTTACATTAATGAAATGATTTCAGTGTAGGATAATTTTGTATAGTATTCATACAATTACCTTAAACAAATTCTCctcatatctatactaatatataaagctgaagagtttgtttgtttgaacgcgctaatctcaggaactactgatccaaattgaaaaattctttttgtgttgaatagaccattcatcgaggaaggctttaggctataaaccatcactaataggagcgaaaatacaatggaaaatgtgaaaaaaacaaggcaggtataaatcataacttatatctgctacccacggggacaaagtcgcgggcaacagctagttttaaataaagtttttgagtACAGCTTATGCAGAAAAGATGGTAACTACTGCTCTACAAATTTCGATCTTAGCGTGCTAACTTTGATCAACTGATTGTTGGTTTACCGGAAGATGGTTCTATTTACGGACAGAAATGGTATATGCATTGTTATTGGAATCTGGTCAAACACTGTGTTGTAcgaagtgtttatttaaatgattacaATTCTCAACTCCtcagaatttaaaaacaaaactcagaAAACGAGAATAGATTGCTGATATACTTAACCGAATATTATGCTTGACTGgagtatttcaaaattttactaGCCCTTACCTTTGGATGTCCTAGCATCCAAACACAGTATTTTTTCACATAGGCGTAGCCATGTACAAAATATACTCATAATTAACGTGCTATACTTACGCAGAGGCAGCTGCAGTAGTGATGGCGGTCCAGTAGGGAGTAGTGGTGTTGGTATAAGTAGCCGGTGACTGTTGGTTCTTCAGAATGTATGTGAGGGTGATGTTTTCACCAGCCTCGCTAATCCATTTGTGGAGCTGTAGATGACAAAGTAAACGGTACCACTTAACGTTAAAAGAACAACATGTATTCTTAGTTGAATGTAATTTTGATGATAATTTGTAAGATATTTAGGTTAGAATATAACCCAATAAACTATGTTAAATCGCTAGGGATAGTTTACATTAGACAAATGTAGAGTTCTCCTTCGACATCTAGTAGAGCAGTTTTATTTGAGAGTGAATAAAGCTATCCGCTCTACGTTGGGTGCGAGGTTTTAAGTAGTATTCGAGATAACGCCTGAGTATaagtagtgaaaaaaatattagaccttgctaattaataataaaaaaaaaaataggcacGTATTTTTGCCTTTGTCTGACAGTTCCGCTGAGCACTGATAGTCCGATTTCCTGCTTTATTGTTTGaaagagggggcttgtgacatAGCGTCAGTACAAGATAAACACAGTGACGTCACGTGGTAGTTCAATTTCACAGCTACAAGAGTTAGTCCTGGAATTTCAAGAAAAAACTAGTCACTCTCcctattatattaaaactcacTTACCGTGGCATCAAACTCTTCAGTATCGACAGTGTTGCCCAAGCGCATGTCGAATACGAGACTCACGTGACTAGGGATCACGTTATCAGCTGTTCCTGCCtagaaatgaaaaattacacatttaaattatgaCCCAATGATCtttataaattgataaattgtGTAACTTAtcatcatcggtctagccttttccccactatgttggagtcggcttccagtctagccgGATTCAGCCAAGTTTCCACTCTTTTACAAGGAACCACCAGAGACGGttaccagttacctgggcaacgcgatatgccttggttagactggttgactttcgagcttctgactacctgtttagtaacgactgtcaaagatgggaataacagccgggacccacaatttaacgtgccttccgtaacacgaaggaactcgttgtgacaaagatggtcactcatcgGACCAGCCACGTCaggcgtagcttaacctgcgatcgattcttatgcagttatagcttaacCACGAGCGAGAAATTAACTAAGATAAGATTAcgaaataatatagataaaaaaaatacctagaGAAAATGAAAGCACTCACATTGATTCTGTTAAGGTTGATAGATGTGTAACCGCCGGCGTTGTCTTGTGCCGCCTTTCCATATAAAGCATACTGTTCATCTCTGAACTGGAAGAATCTATTGATCACATTGTTGCACTGGaatcaatacaaaaaagtaCTTGTTAAATAATCTGTGTATATGTAATCAGAGGACCTACAGCCACATCTTTAAGAAAAATCGAGTAAAGTATagttgtgggagcgtgacagcgcaatacacggcgtatAGCGCTATCTCTTCTTCACACCCataataaaattggtttaaGACAGAGATAGGCCCCCAAagctccgattctgctatttacaatggccgatgaattaacgGTAATTGGATTGAATTGCAAACTACTtctattctcctaagcattttacCAACGTCCAtataaaaggttaaaaaaatgtgtaaaattttCTACTTTATCCTGGTATTCTCAAAACACTCTTAGCTAGAAAGTACCCTAAGTGTCATTCTATCTTTGTCACTATAAATTATAACGTTGGGacaaaggaaatatttaaaaatgtaagtaagcaaataatgttttgttaatacatCTGTAAGATATACCTACTATAAACTGGTTATAATGTTTATCGTAATTATCACACTTCCTACCTAATTTATaggaatgtaaataatatagtgcaaataaagttaaaatgtataactataacataaatatgaatcatatataataatgttttttatgacTCATAGGTAATAAATGTTGATTCGCCATTGAATCGACCGAGTAGTCGCTTATCAAAAATCTTGATACCAAATTTTGTCCACATAAAATCATTCAATCACTTGGTAGCCGACGAAGCGGTATAAGAACAagaatacctaaataataaatcacaCTCACTAACTACGCGAGTTTACGTAGGTTACGTAAAtaacttgtaatttttatatatgGAAAAGTTAACGGTAACTGCCTAAATATTTCTACAGAgcttagaacattattttttttatttcttgtgcaAATTAATCAAGTCCAATGAGATAAGTAGGTGTACCTTGCCAGTAGCAGTGCTGTCGGTAGTCGGGAATGTAGAGCCATGAGCAGAAATGCCATAGCAATCAACTCTAATTTctgtaacaaaattaatctaTAAGCTATAAAAGGGCGTGTGGAAGTATTGCGTAAATATGACATCAACGTGACTTTTAGAGATAAATGATCATTGTTAGTTCTTCAAAACATAAATCTAAGCTAGAGCCACGCTCAAGTTTACGTACAAAGagtcgaaaataaatcaattcggTTGACAATGAATAAATTCGTAGTATTTTGGACGTCATTTTTTTCTAGCAAATTTTTGGCTGTAGCAATCACGTTTCACAGTTTTTGTGTGGTAATGTAAACATTCGCATACAGCTTCATAATGTTAACTACTTACGCCAAACCACTTTGTCTTGGTAGAATACAGGAATAAAGGGTATTGGGTAGGAAGTGCCTTCATCTAATTCAAGACCAACATTCATGTCAAGGAACTCCTGGCTCTTCAGAAATGGTATCATGCCGTTCTCTGCTCCAAGTTCCtcatctgaaacaaaaagaatatgtgtttgtgtgtttgtactTACTGAGACAGGTATATAGTATACAGTGAACATAATAACACCTCGGAAATTAAGAGGGTTGCAGACGTAAGAACAATGTGGCGAACCACACTACATAGAGCgtcatttttctttcataatttcGACAGTCTTACTGTTATTGGCCAACAAAGATTATAATACAAGCCTACACACGTACGAGTACGTACATAGTTGTACAAATAGGTGCTGTCTAAAGATTAATCTGTCAATATTCGCTTATTAGTAAGACAACGAAAGAAGACGAAGAAGAGACGCAAGAAAAGCACTGATCAATGTtcaagtttgattttgttttaagtcaGACGAATGCCATCTAAATTATGTCTGActgttgaatatttaaagaaacagcTGTCAATACTAGACTAACAGACTATGGCTTGTgttacatttacatattaaacaaagcaatttatattatatattttcataaattataaatcaatatttatataacgACAATGAGAACAATATCGAAAATAAGTATgaactcttgttttttttactgaatcTTTTGTCGTATATTtcaaacaattcatttttttcgtttgtttcaattttgattgGCAACATATGTGAATGATTTTCGAAGACCAACCCTACGACGTTTAAATGAAGCTATTAATAGGTTTACAGTAATACTGAATCTAGAAAAAATgttcttcataataataatcCACTAACTAAGCAAAGCTAATAAAGACTGTATTTGTATTAGTATAAGTACCAGACAACTGACAAACATACTTATCGttctgaatacatacatatgtatatactatagataaattacaccggCAGTCGGGGCctctagccactagaccaacaggccagtgtGAATAATGTGTAGTTAACTTACCGGGCATAAGAGTCATGTACACGTTTCGTAGCAGCGGTATATTATTGGCCTTGAGTCTTCGCAATGCCATATAATACTGAATAGATACAGACTTCATGTCCTGCGTGCCTCGCCCGTAAATGTCGCCATTAGTGTCCAAATGGCCTGAGAATGGGTCGTAGGTCCAACCgtcctttaaaaaaacaaggCCCATGAGAAACGTGAGGTTCAAGAACTACCACACACTTCGTACTAGGTTTACAAGTGGTTATCGGATACCAAACGACTTCGAAATCAGCCTAGCTGATTGGGGTGGTTGCAGTCTACCGGATGGGGCCCTACAAAGACCGTTATAGAATTTAAGGAATATAATCAGAAAACAATCGTTGCTCTTTTACACAATTCATTAAGAACCAAAATTGAAGAGTCTTAAGTTTCCCTGTCAAGATAAAAAGGACGTAGAAAACCCACTTACGCTCATAGCGGCAGGTACCACATCCATATGAGAGTTTAGCATGATGCTGTCCAGGCTATCGTCAGTTCCGGCCCATTTTATGATGACTACAGGGTACCCCGGCGTGTACTCGTGTACACTAATAGGTAAATTGTCTTCAGCAGCCAGTTGCTTCCAGAAATCTACCGCTTTCGCTATAAGTTTATACAAAGTATTAGTTCcgagaaaagtttaaaaaaactggtCTAGAGTATTACTCTATTGGAAATTTAATCAAGCATGatttaaagatataattatgatttctCTGCCTACTTTTCCAGCTACCTCTTACGATAACGTTAAATTTTTGAAACCGGCTGCGTCTACTTATACATATCATAAACATTGTTACCAAAGCGGATCTTATCACCAATAGGAAATTATCAATCAAACAACATGGGACCATATTTGGTTGAAACGGAAAAAAACTCTCGGATCAAGAAGACTTACTCAAATCTGATGTAGTGACGGTGTTTATCTGCACATATTTCTGAAGCAGTTTCACAGCGTCCGAGTCAGCTACTTTGGCTTGGCCTTGCGATCCAAGCAGCACAGCcaataatataggtatataagtCATCATTTTTTCACCCCTTctatgaaaaacataatataaatatcggAAATGTTGCAGGCTGTTACCATCACTccacaaagtaatattattggatctgtggaagcgtgacagcgcactgtACGGTGTCTCCCTTCctcatataaaacaaatacttcaaCAATACTTCAAGAAGTGATGGCAGATCTTCTGTAGATGGCAGGCCTTTTGAACAAAGACTCAAGCAGTTGCGGTAACTGGATGCCCCTATTCTTCCTTAAGTGTGCTGTTACGCATCTACAAGAGATGATTTAAACCACATTTAAACCACACACGCAAATAGAACTATCAACAACTAGCGCTTTCCCTGCTTATTACACACTTAAATCAaagtataatgaaataaaacttaaaagaaattgaacctattttttttttaataataagtacctAGTGATTATAACGAACGTACTTACATTTTGAATGATGGAGTGGCAAGCAAGGACATATCTCACTGGTATATATAGAAACGAATAAGATTCACCTGTGTAAATGTGTTTATctctaataacatttttaaagtgcgaatatgtttgtttgttattttaaatttggatgGTATAAAGTTGAAAGGTAGCGCAGTATATTGTTTGTGGAACAAATTGTATGGGAAATACTAATAATGTGTCATAATTGCTAAAATGCGCCCATCTAAGCAAAGCGGAGTCCTATTAAGCATATTAATGTCAAgtctatttaatttagtgtttGAACTACGTTtaaatcacactaatattaattaCCTTAACTTGGGaacacatatatttttctagCTTTACTCCAGGAAACATTTGAAACTGTAGccaatagtttttttattgtgatcaTATCTTTATTAGATCATATATCAGTTgtgtaaaatatatacatttatatggTAATAAATAGATACGTATTTATTACGTTACTGCCGTAAATCGGGATATCAAAATTCAATAGAatttaaatgtcattttcaaaATGCTGCCGCCTGACtctctaatatttttatcagtgCAATGATCACTTGTCATTTAATCAgtcaaaaataaagatattacgCTTATCAGGGAGATAGATCATATGTGGCAGTTGATATGAGGGCTAAGTAACCTTAACATAGGTTATACACACGTTATTGATAAGTCAAATATGACATGACACTGACAAATACATTAAACTATCATCAATTTAGAGATGTTTGCTTTTCGGTGcaatgcatggatttgtatacACGAAGTGCGTTCGATCCCAGCAAAATGTATGTACCaatgtgatattttaaaagttataagttGCTTCTTAATTATTCGGagacggtgaaggaaaacatcgtgaggaatcgtggattctaaatattggaatctgataTCGCGAACCCTCAAAGTGAGCTAACGTGGTGGTGAACGTTAAAATCTTCCCGGTACAGGGaggaggcctgtgcccagcagtgaaACATAAATACACATATTATATCACCAATTTGCTCCTAAAAAACAACTAAGACTGGTATCGCTCAAGTTG
This window harbors:
- the LOC113497189 gene encoding aminoacylase-1A-like isoform X1, which encodes MSLLATPSFKIRGEKMMTYIPILLAVLLGSQGQAKVADSDAVKLLQKYVQINTVTTSDLTKAVDFWKQLAAEDNLPISVHEYTPGYPVVIIKWAGTDDSLDSIMLNSHMDVVPAAMSDGWTYDPFSGHLDTNGDIYGRGTQDMKSVSIQYYMALRRLKANNIPLLRNVYMTLMPDEELGAENGMIPFLKSQEFLDMNVGLELDEGTSYPIPFIPVFYQDKVVWQIRVDCYGISAHGSTFPTTDSTATGKCNNVINRFFQFRDEQYALYGKAAQDNAGGYTSINLNRINAGTADNVIPSHVSLVFDMRLGNTVDTEEFDATLHKWISEAGENITLTYILKNQQSPATYTNTTTPYWTAITTAAASAGVIVAPILPPGSTDARHVRNAGYPAYGVSPMPSTELLLHSVNERLNKNTFTKGISFYEKVIKNLANVPGSATAQNPVAYLYKTAE
- the LOC113497189 gene encoding aminoacylase-1A-like isoform X4, whose product is MTEIFRGEKMMTYIPILLAVLLGSQGQAKVADSDAVKLLQKYVQINTVTTSDLTKAVDFWKQLAAEDNLPISVHEYTPGYPVVIIKWAGTDDSLDSIMLNSHMDVVPAAMSDGWTYDPFSGHLDTNGDIYGRGTQDMKSVSIQYYMALRRLKANNIPLLRNVYMTLMPDEELGAENGMIPFLKSQEFLDMNVGLELDEGTSYPIPFIPVFYQDKVVWQIRVDCYGISAHGSTFPTTDSTATGKCNNVINRFFQFRDEQYALYGKAAQDNAGGYTSINLNRINAGTADNVIPSHVSLVFDMRLGNTVDTEEFDATLHKWISEAGENITLTYILKNQQSPATYTNTTTPYWTAITTAAASAGVIVAPILPPGSTDARHVRNAGYPAYGVSPMPSTELLLHSVNERLNKNTFTKGISFYEKVIKNLANVPGSATAQNPVAYLYKTAE
- the LOC113497189 gene encoding aminoacylase-1A-like isoform X5 codes for the protein MMTYIPILLAVLLGSQGQAKVADSDAVKLLQKYVQINTVTTSDLTKAVDFWKQLAAEDNLPISVHEYTPGYPVVIIKWAGTDDSLDSIMLNSHMDVVPAAMSDGWTYDPFSGHLDTNGDIYGRGTQDMKSVSIQYYMALRRLKANNIPLLRNVYMTLMPDEELGAENGMIPFLKSQEFLDMNVGLELDEGTSYPIPFIPVFYQDKVVWQIRVDCYGISAHGSTFPTTDSTATGKCNNVINRFFQFRDEQYALYGKAAQDNAGGYTSINLNRINAGTADNVIPSHVSLVFDMRLGNTVDTEEFDATLHKWISEAGENITLTYILKNQQSPATYTNTTTPYWTAITTAAASAGVIVAPILPPGSTDARHVRNAGYPAYGVSPMPSTELLLHSVNERLNKNTFTKGISFYEKVIKNLANVPGSATAQNPVAYLYKTAE
- the LOC113497189 gene encoding aminoacylase-1A-like isoform X3, with the translated sequence MTEIFRRGEKMMTYIPILLAVLLGSQGQAKVADSDAVKLLQKYVQINTVTTSDLTKAVDFWKQLAAEDNLPISVHEYTPGYPVVIIKWAGTDDSLDSIMLNSHMDVVPAAMSDGWTYDPFSGHLDTNGDIYGRGTQDMKSVSIQYYMALRRLKANNIPLLRNVYMTLMPDEELGAENGMIPFLKSQEFLDMNVGLELDEGTSYPIPFIPVFYQDKVVWQIRVDCYGISAHGSTFPTTDSTATGKCNNVINRFFQFRDEQYALYGKAAQDNAGGYTSINLNRINAGTADNVIPSHVSLVFDMRLGNTVDTEEFDATLHKWISEAGENITLTYILKNQQSPATYTNTTTPYWTAITTAAASAGVIVAPILPPGSTDARHVRNAGYPAYGVSPMPSTELLLHSVNERLNKNTFTKGISFYEKVIKNLANVPGSATAQNPVAYLYKTAE
- the LOC113497189 gene encoding aminoacylase-1A-like isoform X2, with the translated sequence MSLLATPSFKMGEKMMTYIPILLAVLLGSQGQAKVADSDAVKLLQKYVQINTVTTSDLTKAVDFWKQLAAEDNLPISVHEYTPGYPVVIIKWAGTDDSLDSIMLNSHMDVVPAAMSDGWTYDPFSGHLDTNGDIYGRGTQDMKSVSIQYYMALRRLKANNIPLLRNVYMTLMPDEELGAENGMIPFLKSQEFLDMNVGLELDEGTSYPIPFIPVFYQDKVVWQIRVDCYGISAHGSTFPTTDSTATGKCNNVINRFFQFRDEQYALYGKAAQDNAGGYTSINLNRINAGTADNVIPSHVSLVFDMRLGNTVDTEEFDATLHKWISEAGENITLTYILKNQQSPATYTNTTTPYWTAITTAAASAGVIVAPILPPGSTDARHVRNAGYPAYGVSPMPSTELLLHSVNERLNKNTFTKGISFYEKVIKNLANVPGSATAQNPVAYLYKTAE